Proteins from a genomic interval of Marmoricola sp. OAE513:
- a CDS encoding LON peptidase substrate-binding domain-containing protein, whose product MIRIPVFPLNAVLFPGVVTPLHIFEDRYRALMRDLLAIENREDRVFAVVAIREGYEVGEHGMQSMHRTGTLVQLTEVERYDDGRFDIEVTGRQRLVLSDVDGSGEYLTGEYELLEDPSEVTDPEAEEEAARTLLTFETYRDELSELRGGPVLAGPMPHDPTYLSYSLAATCLLSQTERQELLEAPTALERLRMLRWSLREEMRAMRAVPSLPATEVSRTRWSPN is encoded by the coding sequence GTGATCAGGATTCCGGTGTTCCCGCTGAACGCGGTCCTGTTCCCCGGCGTGGTCACCCCCTTGCACATCTTCGAGGACCGCTACCGCGCCCTGATGCGTGACCTGCTGGCGATCGAGAACCGCGAGGACCGGGTCTTCGCCGTCGTCGCGATCAGGGAGGGCTACGAGGTCGGCGAGCACGGCATGCAGTCAATGCACCGCACCGGGACGCTGGTGCAGCTGACCGAGGTCGAGCGGTACGACGACGGGCGGTTCGACATCGAGGTCACCGGCCGTCAGCGGCTGGTGCTCAGCGACGTCGACGGCAGCGGCGAGTACCTCACCGGCGAGTACGAGCTGCTCGAGGATCCGTCAGAGGTCACCGATCCCGAGGCCGAGGAGGAGGCCGCGCGCACGCTCCTGACCTTCGAGACCTACCGGGACGAGCTCTCCGAGCTCCGCGGCGGGCCGGTTCTGGCCGGGCCGATGCCCCACGACCCCACGTACCTGTCGTACTCGCTCGCCGCCACCTGCCTGCTCAGCCAGACCGAGCGCCAGGAGCTGCTCGAGGCTCCGACCGCCCTGGAGCGGCTGCGGATGCTGCGCTGGTCGTTGCGGGAGGAGATGCGGGCGATGCGCGCCGTCCCGAGCCTGCCGGCCACCGAGGTCTCGCGCACCCGCTGGTCCCCCAACTGA
- a CDS encoding DUF3352 domain-containing protein, which produces MSDDQTPVEPTGSTEPTVPVEPVQPTEPTVPVEGTEPTATLPPGAGAAHQDEAVAVAPEPAAGGKKGRRGLVVGIVALVVAALLGGGAWAVVSFFFGGGPQPEEALPTSTVAVISLDLDPSGGQKIAAIKAIRKFPALKDELGINTRDDLRKFVFEKATEDEDCGLDYDDDIKPWIGQRVAFAAVDLGDKNPVPALALKIEDQKKAKANFQKLVSCADLGDDVGFAVGKDYLIASDSIAHAKKILEDGQEKPLADDKTYKKWADEVGDKGVVNFYVSPKVIDYASDLLDEFGSELFGGTTSGELSSDSLEGGFGESAARSGGSTADPDCDTDAVGSIKDGLKNFGGLAGTVRFADGGMELSVVSGGKKGGGVPSSSVGKQIQALPKDSALAFGFGVPKGYADDFVTGFKAGTCGEEGDLLGEFEDETGLKIPEDLDTLLGKALTLSLGGDAPADLAQIEGFSEIPVGLVVHGDGQKIKDLIARLEDTFGASLADVQIGVKSSGDRVVLSTSEDYADSLLENGSLGDSSRFKDAIPEAGRASSVFYVDFNSEWRDAIISAIEDSGADASEVRDVDENTKPLKSLGISSWNDGGVAHILVKLATD; this is translated from the coding sequence GGTCCACGGAGCCCACGGTGCCCGTCGAGCCCGTCCAGCCCACCGAGCCCACCGTGCCCGTCGAGGGCACCGAACCGACGGCCACGCTGCCGCCGGGTGCAGGGGCAGCCCACCAGGACGAGGCGGTTGCCGTGGCGCCCGAGCCCGCCGCGGGCGGCAAGAAGGGCCGCCGTGGGCTGGTCGTCGGGATCGTCGCCCTCGTGGTCGCCGCGCTGCTCGGCGGCGGCGCCTGGGCCGTCGTGTCCTTCTTCTTCGGTGGCGGCCCGCAGCCGGAGGAGGCCCTGCCGACCTCGACGGTGGCCGTCATCAGTCTCGACCTGGACCCGTCCGGTGGTCAGAAGATCGCGGCGATCAAGGCGATCCGCAAGTTCCCCGCGCTGAAGGACGAGCTCGGGATCAACACCCGCGACGACCTGCGCAAGTTCGTGTTCGAGAAGGCCACCGAGGACGAGGACTGCGGCCTGGACTACGACGACGACATCAAGCCCTGGATCGGGCAGCGGGTCGCGTTCGCCGCGGTCGACCTCGGCGACAAGAACCCGGTCCCGGCCCTGGCTCTGAAGATCGAGGACCAGAAGAAGGCCAAGGCGAACTTCCAGAAGCTCGTCAGCTGTGCGGACCTCGGCGACGACGTCGGTTTCGCCGTCGGCAAGGACTACCTGATCGCCAGCGACTCGATCGCGCACGCCAAGAAGATCCTCGAGGACGGGCAGGAGAAGCCGCTCGCCGACGACAAGACCTACAAGAAGTGGGCCGACGAGGTCGGCGACAAGGGCGTCGTGAACTTCTACGTGAGCCCGAAGGTCATCGACTACGCCTCGGACCTCCTCGACGAGTTCGGCAGCGAGCTGTTCGGCGGCACCACCTCCGGGGAGCTCTCCTCGGACAGCCTGGAGGGCGGGTTCGGTGAGTCCGCAGCGCGCTCCGGTGGCAGCACGGCCGACCCGGACTGCGACACCGACGCCGTCGGTTCGATCAAGGACGGTCTGAAGAACTTCGGTGGCCTGGCCGGCACCGTCCGCTTCGCCGATGGCGGCATGGAGCTCTCGGTGGTCAGCGGTGGCAAGAAGGGGGGCGGTGTGCCGTCCTCCTCGGTCGGCAAGCAGATCCAGGCACTGCCCAAGGACTCCGCACTCGCGTTCGGGTTCGGTGTGCCGAAGGGCTACGCCGACGACTTCGTCACCGGGTTCAAGGCCGGTACGTGCGGCGAGGAGGGCGACCTGCTCGGCGAATTCGAGGACGAGACCGGTCTGAAGATCCCTGAGGACCTCGACACGCTGCTCGGCAAGGCGCTCACCCTGTCGCTCGGCGGTGACGCCCCGGCCGACCTCGCTCAGATCGAGGGTTTCTCCGAGATCCCGGTCGGTCTGGTGGTGCACGGCGACGGCCAGAAGATCAAGGATCTGATCGCCCGTCTCGAGGACACCTTCGGCGCCAGCCTGGCTGACGTGCAGATCGGGGTGAAGAGCTCTGGTGACCGGGTCGTGCTCTCGACGTCGGAGGACTATGCCGACTCGCTGCTGGAGAACGGCTCGTTGGGCGACAGCTCGCGTTTCAAGGACGCCATCCCGGAGGCCGGACGCGCCTCGTCGGTGTTCTACGTCGATTTCAACTCCGAGTGGCGCGACGCCATCATCAGCGCGATCGAGGACTCGGGAGCAGACGCCTCCGAGGTCCGCGACGTGGACGAGAACACCAAGCCGCTGAAGTCACTGGGCATCAGCTCGTGGAACGACGGGGGCGTCGCCCACATCCTCGTCAAGCTCGCGACCGACTGA
- the ybaK gene encoding Cys-tRNA(Pro) deacylase — MAKKAPSGTPAMVALQKAGIGFTVHTYEHDPAATSYGLEAAEALGLDPATVFKTLLAEADGVLVVGVVPVLGLLDLKALAVAVGAKKAAMADPAHATRVTGYVVGGISPVGQKRTLRTVLDESALTLTRIYVSGGRRGLDLGLAPADLVTATSASTAAISRSRA; from the coding sequence ATGGCGAAGAAGGCCCCGAGCGGGACGCCGGCGATGGTGGCGCTGCAGAAGGCGGGGATCGGGTTCACGGTGCACACCTACGAGCACGACCCGGCGGCGACGTCCTACGGGCTGGAGGCCGCCGAGGCCCTGGGGCTGGACCCCGCCACCGTGTTCAAGACCCTGCTGGCCGAAGCGGACGGCGTCCTGGTCGTCGGCGTGGTCCCGGTGCTCGGCCTGCTCGACCTGAAGGCGCTCGCGGTCGCCGTCGGCGCGAAGAAGGCAGCCATGGCCGACCCCGCGCACGCGACCCGGGTGACCGGATACGTCGTGGGCGGGATCTCGCCCGTCGGCCAGAAGCGGACCCTGCGGACCGTCCTGGACGAGTCGGCGCTGACGCTGACGCGGATCTACGTCAGCGGCGGCCGCCGTGGCCTGGACCTCGGGCTCGCACCCGCGGACCTGGTCACGGCGACCAGTGCCTCGACCGCTGCGATCAGTCGGTCGCGAGCTTGA